The Geothrix sp. genome has a window encoding:
- a CDS encoding bacteriohemerythrin: MPSERWREQYETGLEPIDAQHRGLFEALDRLAGALGSTAKGRMDESRVDEELAFIAQHIIRHCQTEESLMKEMGFPGRLAHAEQHLELIHRARDLQYRRLKGQRVDLEVVAFLDAWLDHHICESDLAYVAYLKDHRGA; encoded by the coding sequence ATGCCATCCGAGCGCTGGCGGGAGCAGTACGAGACCGGGCTGGAGCCCATCGATGCCCAGCACCGGGGGCTGTTCGAGGCCCTGGACCGGCTGGCGGGGGCCCTTGGCTCCACGGCGAAGGGCCGAATGGATGAATCCCGGGTGGATGAGGAGCTGGCCTTCATCGCCCAGCACATCATCCGGCACTGCCAGACCGAGGAGTCCCTCATGAAGGAGATGGGGTTCCCCGGGCGCCTCGCCCACGCGGAGCAGCACCTGGAGCTGATCCACCGGGCCCGCGACCTCCAGTACCGGCGGCTCAAGGGACAGCGGGTGGATCTGGAGGTGGTCGCGTTCCTGGACGCCTGGCTGGATCACCACATCTGCGAGTCGGACCTGGCTTATGTGGCGTACCTGAAGGATCACCGGGGCGCTTGA
- a CDS encoding alpha-ketoacid dehydrogenase subunit beta, whose product MSLMTAHEALDQAVAEEMQRDARVLMFGEGVATKRKHLLDAFGPQRVRNTPLAEGIIAGTAAGAAATGLRPVVDLLFAPFLCFAMDEIVNSAGKLRYMSGGQFSFPMVVVTMTGGGWTVGAQHNHNLEAWFVHSPGLKVVMPSTPEDFKGLMKAAIRDENPVLFFMDMALAFVPGEVPEGEVFVPLGQAAIRREGTEVTLISYAKTVHTCLAAAETLAEQGISAEVIDLRTLKPLDEATILASVRKTGRAVVVHEASRLCGVGAEVTALLSEQAFDALKAPVVRLTGPDAPAPSSYPLEQAFTPQAEAIVQAAAQLVARSPEVAPIW is encoded by the coding sequence ATGTCCCTGATGACCGCCCATGAAGCCCTCGACCAGGCCGTGGCCGAAGAGATGCAGCGCGACGCCCGCGTGCTGATGTTCGGCGAAGGCGTCGCCACCAAGCGCAAGCACCTGCTGGACGCCTTCGGACCCCAGCGCGTGCGCAACACCCCCCTCGCCGAGGGCATCATCGCCGGTACGGCCGCCGGGGCCGCCGCCACGGGCCTGCGCCCCGTGGTGGACCTGCTCTTCGCCCCCTTCCTCTGTTTCGCCATGGACGAGATCGTGAACAGCGCGGGCAAGCTGCGCTACATGTCCGGGGGCCAGTTCTCGTTCCCCATGGTGGTGGTCACCATGACCGGCGGCGGCTGGACCGTGGGCGCCCAGCACAACCACAACCTGGAGGCCTGGTTCGTCCACAGCCCCGGCCTCAAGGTGGTGATGCCGTCCACGCCCGAGGACTTCAAGGGCCTCATGAAGGCCGCCATCCGCGACGAGAATCCCGTTCTCTTCTTCATGGACATGGCCCTGGCCTTCGTTCCCGGCGAGGTACCCGAGGGCGAGGTCTTCGTGCCCCTGGGCCAGGCCGCCATCCGGCGGGAGGGCACGGAGGTCACCCTCATCTCGTACGCCAAGACCGTGCACACCTGCCTCGCCGCTGCCGAGACGCTGGCGGAGCAGGGCATCTCCGCCGAGGTGATCGACCTGCGCACCCTGAAGCCCCTGGACGAGGCGACCATCCTCGCCTCGGTCCGCAAGACCGGCCGCGCCGTGGTGGTGCACGAGGCCAGCCGCCTCTGCGGCGTGGGGGCCGAAGTGACGGCCCTCCTGTCTGAGCAGGCCTTCGACGCCCTCAAAGCGCCCGTCGTGCGGCTCACGGGTCCCGATGCGCCGGCCCCATCCAGCTATCCGCTGGAGCAGGCCTTCACCCCCCAGGCCGAGGCCATCGTCCAGGCCGCGGCCCAGCTGGTGGCGCGGAGCCCCGAGGTGGCCCCGATCTGGTGA
- a CDS encoding thiamine pyrophosphate-dependent dehydrogenase E1 component subunit alpha, giving the protein MHPSRPAPTRLDLLGAMLRIRAYEEKIVAFHERGPFPHVCTSVGQEATAVGVVSALHPDDQILTNHRSAGHLLARGADPGRLLAEVMGRSTGYCKGRSGTLHISAKELGVILTSTIVGGELSLAPGVALSRSLLGGEGIVVCFFGDGAACEGIFHESLNLASVWNLPVLYVCENNQWQAFVHRKETMVGDHIAPWAASYGMDSLTVDGNDAEAVLEAATRAAAQVRATRRPFLLEAWTYRQRGHMEPHDQSYVDPAEIQAWLAKDPIARLEDRLLASGELTRESLEALRAEARAAMEAAADFATASPYPDPSELTAGVYA; this is encoded by the coding sequence ATGCACCCCTCCCGACCCGCCCCCACCCGCCTCGACCTGCTCGGGGCCATGCTCCGCATCCGGGCCTACGAAGAAAAGATCGTGGCCTTCCATGAACGGGGCCCCTTCCCCCATGTCTGCACCTCCGTGGGCCAGGAGGCCACCGCCGTGGGCGTGGTCTCCGCCCTCCACCCCGACGACCAGATCCTCACCAACCACCGCAGCGCCGGGCACCTCCTGGCCCGCGGCGCCGATCCCGGCCGCCTCCTGGCCGAGGTCATGGGCCGCAGCACGGGCTACTGCAAGGGCCGCAGCGGCACCCTGCACATCTCCGCCAAGGAGCTGGGTGTCATCCTCACCTCCACCATCGTGGGCGGGGAGCTCTCTCTGGCCCCCGGCGTGGCGCTCTCGCGCAGCCTGCTCGGCGGCGAGGGCATCGTGGTCTGCTTCTTCGGCGATGGCGCCGCCTGCGAAGGCATCTTTCACGAGTCGCTGAACCTGGCCTCCGTGTGGAATCTGCCAGTGCTCTATGTCTGCGAGAACAACCAGTGGCAGGCCTTCGTGCACCGCAAGGAGACCATGGTGGGCGACCACATCGCCCCCTGGGCCGCCTCCTACGGCATGGACAGCCTCACGGTGGACGGCAACGATGCGGAAGCCGTGCTGGAAGCCGCCACCCGTGCCGCGGCGCAGGTGCGCGCCACCCGCCGCCCCTTCCTTCTGGAAGCCTGGACCTACCGCCAGCGGGGCCACATGGAACCCCATGACCAGTCCTATGTGGATCCCGCCGAGATCCAGGCCTGGCTGGCCAAGGATCCCATCGCCCGCCTGGAGGATCGCCTCCTGGCCTCCGGCGAACTGACCCGGGAAAGCCTCGAAGCCCTCCGCGCCGAGGCCCGCGCCGCCATGGAAGCGGCTGCGGACTTCGCCACCGCCTCCCCCTACCCCGATCCCTCTGAACTCACCGCCGGCGTCTACGCCTGA
- a CDS encoding c-type cytochrome domain-containing protein: MRALLLAALAAFGLVPGAARTLPRTLPQPPRLLSQTGLYAASGVVDARHLAYAPQYPLWTDGAAKSRWLHLPAGTVIDGRDEEGWVLPVGTKAWKEFRFGGRKVETRLIWKTGPATWVFASYAWNEAQTDATLVPEGGQPEAAEIAPGLRHSIPSREDCRGCHGREQVEILGFNALQLSPDRDPGALHAEALQPGMITLDDLVVRRLLRGARPDLLSHPPRIAAEAPATRTALGYLQANCAACHRADRPIPGLQLDLRPRAALRTALDQPGSYRIPGQADSRILSPGHPERSALLHRMASRHALSQMPPLGSVLVDQAAVDHLRRWIADSPFLPSH; the protein is encoded by the coding sequence ATGCGCGCACTCCTCCTCGCCGCCCTGGCGGCCTTCGGCCTGGTGCCGGGGGCTGCCCGGACCCTCCCCCGAACCCTCCCCCAGCCGCCCCGCCTGCTGTCCCAGACCGGCCTCTACGCCGCCTCCGGGGTGGTGGACGCCCGCCACCTGGCCTATGCGCCCCAGTACCCGCTGTGGACCGATGGCGCCGCCAAGTCCCGGTGGCTCCACCTCCCGGCGGGGACGGTCATCGACGGGCGCGACGAGGAGGGCTGGGTCCTCCCCGTGGGCACCAAGGCCTGGAAGGAGTTCCGCTTCGGCGGCCGCAAGGTGGAGACGCGCCTGATCTGGAAGACCGGCCCGGCGACCTGGGTCTTCGCCAGCTATGCCTGGAACGAGGCCCAGACCGACGCCACGCTCGTGCCCGAGGGCGGCCAGCCGGAGGCCGCCGAGATCGCCCCCGGCCTGCGCCACAGCATCCCCTCCCGGGAGGACTGCCGCGGCTGCCACGGCCGGGAGCAGGTGGAGATCCTGGGCTTCAACGCCCTTCAGCTTTCGCCGGATCGCGATCCCGGCGCCCTCCACGCCGAGGCCCTGCAGCCGGGCATGATCACCCTCGACGACCTGGTGGTCCGGCGCCTCCTGCGGGGGGCCCGCCCGGACCTGCTGAGCCACCCGCCCCGCATCGCCGCCGAGGCCCCGGCCACCCGCACGGCGCTGGGCTATCTCCAGGCCAACTGCGCCGCCTGCCACCGCGCGGACCGACCCATCCCGGGCCTCCAGCTGGACCTCCGCCCCCGAGCCGCCCTCCGCACGGCCCTGGATCAACCCGGCTCGTACCGCATTCCCGGTCAGGCGGACTCGCGGATCCTGAGCCCCGGCCACCCGGAGCGCAGTGCGCTGCTCCACCGCATGGCCTCGCGCCATGCCCTCTCCCAGATGCCGCCCCTGGGCTCGGTCCTGGTGGACCAGGCGGCGGTGGACCACCTCCGCCGCTGGATCGCCGACTCGCCGTTCCTTCCCTCCCACTGA
- a CDS encoding GAF domain-containing protein translates to MLPTRALRDCLDGVIPGVVSTCAADGTPNVAYMSQGQYLDRQHLALSYQFFNRTRQNILANPRATLGLIHPQTAQQYRVHLTYQRTETTGPVFESMKAKLAGIASHTGMSGVFRLLGSDIYRIDRVEVVPGSTVAAPAPAMDGLSALRACMERLPASPDAESLLDALLDGLLEHFAIEHALVMMLDPGRSRLYTVASRGYETSGVGSEIPLGEGVIGVAARERVPIRISHMTSEYAYGRAMREGAEQRGLGDLLETAIPFPGLAAPGSQLAVPIPGAREPIGVLFVESPSDMRFSHADEDALVALATQVGGLFRLFLAELELGEETQPATGQPPHPEGAPLRVRHYPANDSVFLGDDYLIKGVAGSILWTLLKDHQALGRTQFSNRELRADPRVRLPDQSDNLEARLVLLHRRLAEHRACVQMEKTGRGRFRLVVDRPLELEDMDPGA, encoded by the coding sequence ATGCTCCCCACCCGCGCCCTCCGCGACTGCCTCGACGGCGTCATCCCCGGCGTGGTCTCCACCTGCGCGGCCGATGGGACTCCCAATGTGGCCTACATGTCCCAGGGCCAGTACCTCGACCGGCAGCACCTGGCCCTGTCCTACCAGTTCTTCAATCGGACCCGCCAGAACATCCTGGCCAACCCCCGGGCCACCCTGGGCCTCATCCACCCCCAGACCGCCCAGCAGTACCGGGTCCACCTCACCTACCAGCGGACGGAAACGACGGGCCCCGTCTTCGAGTCCATGAAGGCCAAGCTCGCCGGCATCGCCTCGCATACAGGCATGAGCGGTGTGTTCCGCCTGCTGGGCTCCGACATCTACCGCATCGACCGGGTGGAGGTGGTGCCCGGCAGCACGGTGGCGGCTCCCGCCCCGGCCATGGACGGCCTCTCGGCCCTCCGGGCCTGCATGGAGCGCCTGCCGGCCAGCCCGGATGCCGAGTCCCTGCTCGATGCCCTGCTCGACGGCCTCCTGGAGCACTTCGCCATCGAACACGCCCTGGTCATGATGCTGGATCCGGGTCGGTCCCGGCTCTACACCGTGGCCAGCCGGGGCTACGAGACTTCCGGCGTGGGCTCCGAGATCCCGCTGGGCGAGGGGGTGATCGGCGTGGCCGCCCGCGAGCGGGTGCCCATCCGCATCTCGCACATGACTTCCGAGTACGCCTACGGCCGCGCCATGCGCGAAGGCGCCGAGCAGCGCGGCCTGGGCGACCTTCTGGAGACCGCGATCCCCTTCCCGGGCCTGGCGGCGCCAGGCAGCCAGTTGGCGGTGCCCATTCCCGGGGCCCGGGAACCCATCGGCGTGCTGTTCGTGGAAAGCCCCTCGGACATGCGCTTCTCCCACGCCGATGAGGATGCCCTCGTGGCCCTGGCCACCCAGGTGGGGGGGCTCTTCCGCCTGTTCCTGGCCGAGCTGGAGCTGGGGGAGGAGACCCAACCCGCGACGGGGCAGCCGCCCCACCCCGAGGGCGCGCCCCTGCGGGTGCGGCACTATCCCGCCAACGACAGCGTCTTCCTGGGCGACGACTACCTCATCAAAGGGGTGGCCGGGAGCATCCTGTGGACCCTGCTGAAGGATCACCAGGCCCTGGGGCGCACCCAGTTCAGCAACCGTGAGCTGCGGGCCGACCCCCGCGTGCGCCTGCCGGACCAGAGCGACAACCTGGAGGCCCGCCTGGTCCTTCTGCACCGCCGTCTGGCGGAACACCGGGCCTGCGTCCAGATGGAGAAGACGGGGCGGGGGCGGTTCCGCCTGGTGGTGGACCGGCCTCTGGAGCTCGAAGACATGGACCCCGGGGCCTGA
- a CDS encoding pyridoxamine 5'-phosphate oxidase family protein, which produces MTSGISMNAGSGSSDGTPSQCRALGCRVDPGTDLVSVFFAEHQAADLLRDVARSGKLAVVFSDPPTHRTVQVKGSDARRVPLAEGDLARVAAYRTAFLQCLLPLGFTEPMVRTFLDCPDSSLVALAFTPEAAFNQTPGAQAGSPLVLGV; this is translated from the coding sequence ATGACGAGCGGTATCTCCATGAATGCGGGTTCCGGAAGTTCGGACGGGACTCCCAGCCAGTGCCGGGCCCTCGGCTGCCGCGTGGATCCCGGAACGGACCTTGTCTCGGTGTTCTTCGCCGAGCACCAGGCCGCCGACCTGCTGCGGGATGTCGCCCGGTCCGGCAAGCTGGCGGTGGTCTTCAGCGATCCCCCCACGCACCGGACCGTTCAGGTCAAGGGCTCCGATGCCCGCCGGGTGCCGCTGGCCGAGGGAGACCTGGCGCGGGTGGCCGCCTATCGCACGGCCTTCCTCCAGTGCCTCCTGCCCCTGGGGTTCACCGAACCCATGGTGCGCACCTTCCTGGACTGCCCGGACAGCAGCCTGGTGGCCCTGGCCTTCACGCCGGAGGCCGCCTTCAACCAGACCCCCGGAGCCCAGGCGGGCTCCCCCCTGGTCCTGGGGGTCTGA
- a CDS encoding DUF4337 domain-containing protein translates to MAEALEQVQGEVQDHAGDSRLNGFIALFVAVVATFMALCNVKDGNVVQAMQQSQAKAVDQWAYYQSKSTKQHIAENAVEMLRVQLDMSPGLKPAAQAKVEARIADQEAAAKKYEREKEQIKAEAEQAAKDYEAMNVHDDQFDLAEACLSVAVALAGVTALTRKRWLFAVAGVFAGIGLIFGLAGFFHWNLHSEVMAKFLG, encoded by the coding sequence ATGGCCGAGGCTCTTGAGCAGGTCCAGGGGGAAGTGCAGGATCACGCGGGCGACAGTCGCCTGAACGGGTTCATTGCGCTTTTCGTGGCCGTGGTGGCGACCTTCATGGCCCTGTGCAATGTGAAAGACGGCAATGTCGTCCAGGCGATGCAGCAGTCCCAGGCCAAAGCGGTGGACCAGTGGGCCTACTACCAGAGCAAGAGCACCAAGCAGCACATTGCCGAGAACGCGGTGGAGATGCTGAGGGTCCAGCTTGACATGAGCCCCGGGTTGAAACCGGCGGCGCAGGCCAAGGTGGAAGCCCGCATCGCCGACCAGGAAGCGGCCGCGAAGAAGTACGAGCGGGAAAAGGAGCAGATCAAGGCCGAGGCGGAGCAGGCCGCCAAAGACTACGAGGCGATGAATGTTCATGACGACCAGTTCGACCTGGCGGAGGCCTGCCTGAGTGTCGCCGTGGCGCTGGCGGGGGTCACGGCCCTCACCCGGAAACGGTGGCTCTTCGCCGTGGCGGGGGTCTTCGCGGGCATCGGCCTGATCTTCGGTCTGGCCGGGTTCTTCCACTGGAACCTGCACTCCGAGGTGATGGCCAAGTTCCTGGGTTGA
- a CDS encoding NCS2 family permease encodes MERFFNLKGRGTTVATEVLAGTTTFISMAYVISLIPNAFLKVAGIAPAQGFTAFVVCAILSTLIGAFYANLPIAFASGIGLSAFFAFTVCAPANQGGMGYTIQVALTALLLEGIVFIFLSAMKVREAFMDAIPFSLKKGISVGIGLFIAIIGFVDSGVTQVGLKFDADTIFPVLKNDPSALFGLHDVNNLFIAKFWDHGHLTPAFWSVVGLFLIAVLVAKRVKGAILLGILAITLVGLLPVSWGGGFTHLPKGALFQIPSWPKMFQYDWSWTRSLGGVLNIFIILFTLLFVDMFDTIGTLMGIGAQGKLLDKEGKFPGASKAFMADAVGTTFASMFGTTAITAYIESASGVAEGGKTGLTALVVAGWLALALFLSPLFLMVPLQATAPALMMIGFFMLSEIKEIRFDDVTDAIPAYLAVIVMPFTFSIVNGIALGMIAYTVLKAATGRFKEINPIILVLSVIFLLKLLFLSA; translated from the coding sequence ATGGAACGGTTCTTCAACCTCAAGGGAAGGGGCACGACCGTGGCCACGGAGGTGCTCGCGGGCACCACCACCTTCATCTCCATGGCGTATGTGATCTCGCTGATCCCCAACGCCTTCCTCAAAGTGGCGGGCATCGCGCCGGCCCAGGGCTTCACGGCCTTCGTGGTCTGCGCCATCCTCTCCACCCTCATCGGCGCCTTCTACGCGAACCTGCCCATCGCCTTCGCCTCGGGCATCGGCCTCTCGGCCTTCTTCGCGTTCACCGTCTGCGCGCCCGCCAACCAGGGCGGCATGGGCTACACCATCCAGGTGGCGCTCACGGCCCTGCTGCTGGAGGGCATCGTCTTCATCTTCCTCAGCGCCATGAAGGTGCGGGAAGCCTTCATGGACGCCATCCCCTTCTCGCTGAAGAAGGGCATCTCCGTGGGCATCGGCCTCTTCATCGCCATCATCGGCTTCGTGGACTCCGGCGTCACCCAGGTGGGCCTGAAGTTCGACGCGGACACCATCTTCCCCGTGCTGAAGAACGACCCCTCGGCTCTCTTCGGTCTGCATGATGTGAACAACCTCTTCATCGCGAAGTTCTGGGACCACGGCCACCTCACCCCCGCCTTCTGGTCCGTGGTGGGCCTCTTCCTCATCGCCGTGCTGGTGGCGAAGCGAGTGAAGGGCGCGATCCTGCTGGGCATCCTCGCCATCACCCTGGTGGGCCTGCTGCCCGTGAGCTGGGGCGGTGGCTTCACCCACCTGCCCAAGGGCGCCCTGTTCCAGATTCCGAGCTGGCCGAAGATGTTCCAGTACGACTGGAGCTGGACCCGATCCCTGGGCGGCGTGCTGAACATCTTCATCATCCTGTTCACCCTGCTCTTCGTGGACATGTTCGACACCATCGGCACGCTCATGGGCATCGGCGCCCAAGGCAAGCTGCTGGACAAGGAGGGCAAGTTCCCGGGTGCCTCCAAGGCCTTCATGGCCGACGCCGTGGGCACCACCTTCGCCTCCATGTTCGGCACCACCGCCATCACCGCCTACATCGAGAGCGCCTCGGGCGTGGCCGAGGGCGGCAAGACGGGCCTCACGGCCCTGGTGGTGGCGGGCTGGCTGGCCCTGGCGCTCTTTCTCTCGCCCCTCTTCCTCATGGTGCCGCTCCAGGCCACGGCCCCGGCGCTCATGATGATCGGCTTCTTCATGCTGTCGGAGATCAAGGAGATCCGCTTCGACGATGTCACGGATGCCATTCCCGCCTATCTCGCCGTCATCGTCATGCCCTTCACCTTCTCCATCGTGAACGGCATTGCCCTCGGCATGATCGCCTACACCGTGCTGAAGGCCGCCACAGGGCGGTTCAAGGAGATCAACCCGATCATCCTCGTCCTCTCCGTCATCTTCCTGCTCAAGCTTCTCTTCCTGTCCGCCTAG
- the uraA gene encoding uracil permease: MLRRTIDVDERLPLLQTVPLSLQHLFAMFGATVLVPFLFKVNPATCLLMNGVGTLIYLVVAKGRIPAYLGSSFAFLSPVFAVLAAGLSYSAAQGGFIVFGLIFILVSQVVRVAGTRWIDIIFPPAAMGAIVAIIGLELAPVATNMAGLTAGPAVLGMPLRLALVVSLSTLAVTILASILLRGFLAVIPVLLGVIAGYLISLGLGVVDFQAVRLAPWFQVPTLYAPTFNLQAILIILPATLVVLAEHVGHLVVTGNIVGKDLMKEPGLHRSLLGDGLSNVLSGLVGATPNTTYGENIGVMAITKVYSVWVIGGTACIAILVSFSGKLAALIRSIPVPVMGGVCILLFGVIAAAGIRMLIEKKVDYTQSRNLILTSVVLISGISGAAVKVGTVELKGMALGTVVAIALSLLFWGLDQLGLSNDALNPGSDTHP; this comes from the coding sequence ATGCTGCGCCGCACCATCGACGTCGATGAACGCCTGCCCCTGCTGCAGACCGTGCCCCTGAGCCTCCAGCACCTGTTCGCCATGTTCGGCGCCACCGTGCTCGTGCCCTTCCTCTTCAAGGTGAATCCGGCGACCTGCCTGCTCATGAACGGCGTGGGCACGCTGATCTACCTGGTGGTGGCCAAGGGCCGCATCCCCGCCTACCTGGGCTCCAGCTTCGCGTTCCTCTCCCCGGTCTTCGCCGTGCTGGCAGCGGGCCTGAGCTACTCCGCGGCCCAGGGCGGCTTCATCGTCTTCGGCCTCATCTTCATCCTGGTCTCCCAGGTGGTGCGCGTCGCGGGCACGCGGTGGATCGACATCATTTTCCCCCCAGCCGCCATGGGCGCCATCGTGGCCATCATCGGCCTGGAGCTGGCCCCGGTGGCCACCAACATGGCGGGCCTCACCGCCGGCCCCGCGGTGCTGGGCATGCCGCTGCGCCTGGCGCTGGTGGTGTCGCTGTCCACCCTGGCCGTGACCATCCTGGCGTCCATCCTCCTGCGGGGCTTCCTGGCGGTGATTCCCGTGCTGCTGGGCGTGATCGCAGGCTATCTGATCTCCCTGGGCCTCGGTGTGGTCGACTTCCAGGCGGTGCGCCTCGCGCCCTGGTTCCAGGTGCCCACCCTCTACGCGCCCACCTTCAACCTGCAGGCCATCCTCATCATCCTGCCGGCCACGCTGGTGGTGCTGGCGGAGCATGTGGGACACCTGGTGGTGACCGGAAACATCGTGGGCAAGGACCTCATGAAGGAGCCCGGCCTGCACCGCTCCCTGCTGGGAGACGGTCTCTCCAATGTGCTGTCGGGCCTGGTCGGGGCCACGCCCAACACGACCTACGGCGAAAACATCGGCGTCATGGCCATCACCAAGGTCTACAGCGTGTGGGTCATCGGCGGCACGGCCTGCATCGCCATCCTGGTCTCCTTCTCCGGCAAGCTGGCGGCCCTCATCCGGAGCATCCCTGTACCGGTCATGGGCGGCGTCTGCATCCTGCTCTTCGGCGTCATCGCGGCCGCGGGCATCCGGATGCTCATCGAGAAGAAGGTGGACTACACCCAGTCCCGCAACCTGATCCTCACCTCCGTCGTGCTCATCAGCGGCATCAGTGGGGCGGCGGTGAAGGTGGGCACCGTGGAGCTCAAGGGCATGGCCCTGGGCACGGTGGTGGCCATCGCCCTCAGCCTGCTCTTCTGGGGCCTCGACCAGCTCGGCCTCAGCAACGACGCCCTGAACCCCGGCAGCGACACCCACCCCTGA
- a CDS encoding EAL domain-containing protein gives MIPGVAGSSPVSRPRLKKAPTRGPFSIWEWLDPNRRPWARGDSAERCRERDRRTAHPGAARSRPPPGVGPVSGPPQPRARKPTFHCFLPPRPHSHWRNPPSTFRIRAASGVCLSNEHPKGLDLKGFLLRIDRLDAISRLQQAESRIKALESRVEELSLMESATGLPNHRHFADRLSQALRLAQRHGHIISVLLVDLDRFKRVNDLLGHQGGDEVLKQVAQRLQEPLRQGDTIACIGGGRFMVLLQEIKDIMAAARVGQKLLEALQTPFRAGARELDLTASIGVCVYPQDGLDAQALEAHAESAMYRAKERGGNRIECFTTTLNEVSLERQELESCLREALQNDELQMYYQPQFFMDGRLAGAEALLRWNHPLLGTVPPMKFIPLAEESRLILPIGEWALREACGQMAKWQAISPTPLLLAVNVSVLQFANGDWDACVAKALADTGLDPKCLELELTESMVMRQDHEDLVPLHRLREIGTRIAIDDFGTGYSSLSYLQRLPITTLKLDQSFTAALQSEDPQTSSENIVRAVIQLAHSLHLTVVAEGVETESQRDMLELLGCDCLQGFLLGRPLPADAFEALLEFMSTKQFLKKGGRAPEEVRVVRTSPTGRNRGSR, from the coding sequence GTGATTCCAGGTGTCGCCGGTTCGAGTCCGGTCAGCCGCCCCAGATTGAAAAAGGCCCCCACCCGGGGGCCTTTTTCAATCTGGGAATGGCTGGACCCGAACCGGCGACCCTGGGCTCGTGGAGACAGCGCGGAGCGCTGTCGGGAGCGGGATCGGCGGACGGCGCACCCGGGCGCGGCCCGTTCAAGGCCACCCCCCGGGGTGGGTCCCGTCTCCGGCCCGCCCCAGCCCAGGGCCCGGAAGCCCACCTTTCATTGTTTTTTACCTCCGCGACCCCATTCTCACTGGCGAAATCCCCCTTCCACCTTTAGGATTCGGGCAGCATCCGGAGTTTGTCTGTCGAACGAGCACCCCAAGGGACTGGACCTCAAGGGCTTCCTGCTCAGGATCGACCGTCTCGATGCGATCAGCCGCCTTCAGCAGGCCGAGTCGCGCATCAAGGCGCTGGAATCGCGGGTGGAGGAACTGAGCCTGATGGAGTCCGCCACCGGACTGCCCAATCACCGGCACTTCGCCGACCGCTTGTCGCAGGCCCTGCGCCTGGCCCAGCGCCACGGCCACATCATCAGCGTGCTGCTCGTGGACCTGGACCGCTTCAAGCGCGTGAATGACCTGCTCGGCCACCAGGGTGGCGACGAGGTGCTGAAGCAGGTGGCGCAGCGGTTGCAGGAACCGCTGCGCCAGGGCGACACGATCGCCTGCATCGGCGGCGGCCGCTTCATGGTGCTGCTCCAGGAGATCAAGGACATCATGGCGGCGGCGCGGGTGGGCCAGAAGCTGCTGGAGGCCCTCCAGACGCCCTTCCGCGCCGGCGCCAGGGAGCTGGACCTCACCGCCAGCATCGGCGTCTGCGTCTACCCCCAGGACGGCCTGGACGCCCAGGCGCTGGAGGCCCACGCCGAGTCCGCCATGTACCGCGCCAAGGAGCGCGGCGGCAACCGCATCGAGTGCTTCACCACCACCCTCAACGAAGTCTCCCTCGAGCGCCAGGAGCTCGAGAGCTGCCTGCGGGAGGCGCTCCAGAACGATGAACTGCAGATGTACTACCAGCCCCAGTTCTTCATGGACGGCCGCCTGGCCGGGGCCGAGGCGCTCCTGCGCTGGAACCACCCCCTCTTGGGCACGGTCCCCCCCATGAAGTTCATCCCTCTGGCCGAGGAGAGCCGCCTCATCCTGCCCATCGGCGAGTGGGCGCTCCGGGAGGCCTGCGGCCAGATGGCCAAATGGCAGGCCATCAGCCCCACCCCCCTCCTCCTTGCCGTAAATGTGTCCGTCCTCCAGTTCGCCAACGGGGACTGGGATGCCTGCGTGGCCAAGGCCCTCGCGGATACGGGCCTGGATCCGAAATGCCTGGAGCTGGAGCTCACCGAAAGCATGGTGATGCGGCAGGACCACGAGGACCTGGTGCCCCTCCACCGGCTGCGGGAGATCGGCACCCGGATCGCCATCGACGATTTCGGCACAGGGTACAGCTCCCTCAGCTACCTCCAGCGCCTGCCCATCACGACCCTGAAGCTGGACCAGTCGTTCACGGCGGCCCTGCAGTCCGAGGATCCCCAGACCTCCTCCGAGAACATCGTGCGCGCGGTGATCCAGCTCGCCCACAGCCTGCACCTCACCGTGGTGGCCGAAGGCGTGGAGACCGAGAGCCAGCGGGACATGCTGGAGTTGCTGGGCTGCGACTGCCTGCAGGGATTCCTGCTGGGCCGGCCCCTGCCCGCAGACGCCTTCGAAGCCCTGCTGGAATTCATGTCGACCAAGCAGTTCCTCAAGAAGGGGGGCCGGGCCCCGGAGGAAGTCAGGGTCGTCCGGACCTCCCCCACGGGCCGGAACCGGGGATCCCGCTGA